GGCCCTCTACACCTCCGAGGGTCGGGTGTCCTTCCACACTCCGGAGGAAGAGCTGGAGATCCTTCCCGGGGTGAAACTCTCCCTCAGGGACCTTACTTAGCCCCGGCCAGAAACCTCTCCACCCCGAGTTTCTTCCAGAGGCGATCCACCCGTTCCCTGACCTCCGGAGTCATTTCGATGACCTCCGGCCAGTCGCGGCCGAAGCCCTCCTCCGGCCACTTGCGGGTAGCGTCGATGGCCATCTTCGAGCCGTAGAAGGGGTAGGGCGAGGCATGATCCAGGGCGTCCACCGGCCCCTGCACGAAGAACACATCCCGGGCCGGGTCCACATTGTTGCCGAGCCGCCAGAGACACTCCGAAAGATCCTGCACATTTACCTCTTTGTCGAAGATTACGATGATCTTGGTGAACATCATCTGACCGAGGCCCCAGAGGGCGCAGGCCACCTTGCGGGCGTGCCCGGGGTAGCGCTTGTCTATGGAAACGAAGGCCAGGTTGTGGAAGACCCCCTCGATGGGAAGATTTATGTCCACGATCTCGGGAAGGGTCTTCCTGATGAGGGGGAGAAACAGCCTTTCGGTGGCCTTGGCCATGTAGCAGTCCTCCTGCGGGGGGCGCCCCACGATGGTGGCGGGATAGATGGCGTCCCGCCGCATGGTCATGCAGGTCACATGAAAGACCGGGTAGTAGTCCGGAAGGGAGTAGTAGCCGGTGTGATCCCCGAAGGGGCCCTCAAGCCGCCTCTCCCCGGGCTCCACATAGCCTTCGAGCACGATCTGGCTTTCGGCCGGGACCTCAAGGGGCACGGTGAGGCACTTGACCAGCTCAACCGGTTTGCCTCGCAGGAATCCGGCAAAGACGAACTCGTCCACATCCTCGGGAAGGGGTGCGGTGGCGGCGTAGGTTACCGCCGGGTCCGGCCCTATGGCCACGGCCACCGGGAGGCGCTTTCCCAGGCGTTCGGCCACCCGAAAGTGCTGGGCCCCGCCCTTGTGCGTGTGCCAGTGCATGCCGGTGGTCTTCCGGTCAA
The window above is part of the Thermosulfurimonas sp. F29 genome. Proteins encoded here:
- a CDS encoding menaquinone biosynthesis decarboxylase, translated to MAYRNLQEFIKRLEAEGELLRVKEPVSAELEITEITDRVVKLGGPALLFERVKGHDLPVLTNAFGSMRRMCLALGVESLEDLAAEIADFLQVEAPDSLFKKLKLVPRLKRLANMFPRTVKRAPCQEVVLRGEEVDLTRLPVLKCWPKDGGPFITLPVVITRHPETGIRNAGMYRMQVFDRKTTGMHWHTHKGGAQHFRVAERLGKRLPVAVAIGPDPAVTYAATAPLPEDVDEFVFAGFLRGKPVELVKCLTVPLEVPAESQIVLEGYVEPGERRLEGPFGDHTGYYSLPDYYPVFHVTCMTMRRDAIYPATIVGRPPQEDCYMAKATERLFLPLIRKTLPEIVDINLPIEGVFHNLAFVSIDKRYPGHARKVACALWGLGQMMFTKIIVIFDKEVNVQDLSECLWRLGNNVDPARDVFFVQGPVDALDHASPYPFYGSKMAIDATRKWPEEGFGRDWPEVIEMTPEVRERVDRLWKKLGVERFLAGAK